The sequence TGACCAGCAAATGGTTCGGCGTCGCCGCCCAGCGCGGGGATTTGTGGGCGGCGCTGTCACTGTCGGTGCAGGTCGCCCTGATCGCCACCTTTGCCGCCCTCACTCTGGGCACGTTGGCCGCCGCTGCCCTCTCCCGCTACCGTTTCTTTGGCAAGGAAAGCGTCACCCTCCTGCTCCTCCTGCCCATCGCCCTCCCCGGCATCGTCACCGGCATCGCCCTGCGCGCCACCCTGGGCGCGTTCGACATCCCTTTCAGCTTCTGGACGATCGTGGTCGGGCACGCCACCTTCTGCATCATCATCGTCTACAATAATGTCGTCGCCCGTTTCCGCCGCATCTCGTGGAGCCTGGTCGAGGCCTCGATGGATCTGGGCGCCAACGGCTTCCAGACCTTTCGCCATGTCCTGCTGCCCAGCCTGGCCACGGCCCTGCTGGCGGGCGGGATGCTGGCCTTCGCCCTCTCGTTCGACGAAGTCATCGTCACCACCTTCACCGCCGGCCAGCAGAGCACCCTGCCGATCTGGATCTTCAGCCAGCTCACCCGCCCGCGCGACCGGCCTGTGACCAACGTCGTCGCCCTCTTCGTCATCCTCCTCACCACCCTCCCCATCCTCCTGGCCTACCGGCTGACCTCGGGCGGGGAGGAGGGTGGGGTGGGCGGGGGGCGCGGGGCGGCGGCGCGCTGAGGGAACCATGACCGATCGCTTCACCTTCAAGCTCGAGCGTCTGTTGCGGCAAGGCCGGGCGCCGCTGTGCGTGGGTCTGGACCCTGACCTGGACTCGATGCCCGCCCACTATCCCGACCCCCTGGCCTGGAACTGGGCCATCATCGCCGCCACCCGCGACCTGGCCGCCTGCTACAAGCCCAACCTGGCCTTCTTCGAGGCCCTTGGCTCGGACGGCTACGAATTGCTGGGCCAGACCCTGGCCGCCATCCCGCCCGATGTGCCCGTCCTCC is a genomic window of Caldilineales bacterium containing:
- a CDS encoding ABC transporter permease; translated protein: MTNPRASIWLRLSALGVVLFLNLPVWIIALYAFTTDEATYSFPLPGVTSKWFGVAAQRGDLWAALSLSVQVALIATFAALTLGTLAAAALSRYRFFGKESVTLLLLLPIALPGIVTGIALRATLGAFDIPFSFWTIVVGHATFCIIIVYNNVVARFRRISWSLVEASMDLGANGFQTFRHVLLPSLATALLAGGMLAFALSFDEVIVTTFTAGQQSTLPIWIFSQLTRPRDRPVTNVVALFVILLTTLPILLAYRLTSGGEEGGVGGGRGAAAR